Proteins from one Streptomyces sp. NBC_00390 genomic window:
- a CDS encoding FAD-dependent oxidoreductase encodes MDAKNAMEAGERTTCCVVGGGPAGMVLALLLARAGVEVTVLEKHGDFLRDFRGDTVHPSTLALLEDLGLGERFARLPQRRVTAIQLPLGPDRSLVTVGDIGALRGRYNYIALVPQWDLLDLLADEARREPAFSLRMSTQATSFLMERGRVTGVSYRTSDGRTGELRATLTVACDGRGSLARSLPGLGLRRFRCPMDAWWFRLPRRDGDPHGLVGGVGDRFLSAMIDRGDYWQCAALIPKGGDAQLRAAGLDRFRDVYGAAVPWIADRMHTLASWDEVKLLDVRLDRLRRWHRPGLLCIGDAAHAMSPVFGIGINLAVQDAVAAARHLVGPLGDGAAGLPAAVRRVQRRRLPTTAATQGLQHFAHTHVIEPLLLGRPPFGDPKRAKRLAELVTTSRWLNRVPAYFLAYGALRERPPVASVRRAVTS; translated from the coding sequence ATGGACGCGAAGAACGCCATGGAGGCGGGGGAGCGGACCACGTGCTGTGTCGTGGGCGGCGGCCCCGCCGGAATGGTCCTCGCCCTGCTCCTGGCCCGGGCCGGGGTGGAGGTGACAGTCCTTGAGAAGCACGGCGACTTCCTGCGCGACTTCCGCGGCGACACCGTGCATCCGAGCACCCTCGCGCTTCTGGAGGATCTCGGCCTCGGCGAGCGGTTCGCCCGGCTGCCGCAGCGCCGGGTCACGGCGATCCAGCTGCCTCTCGGCCCCGATCGCTCACTGGTGACTGTCGGTGACATCGGCGCACTGCGGGGCCGGTACAACTACATCGCGCTGGTGCCGCAGTGGGACCTGCTCGACCTCCTCGCCGACGAGGCCCGGCGGGAACCGGCCTTCTCCCTGCGCATGAGCACCCAGGCGACCTCCTTCCTCATGGAACGGGGACGCGTCACCGGGGTGTCCTACCGCACGTCCGACGGCCGCACCGGCGAGCTGCGGGCCACCCTCACGGTGGCCTGCGACGGCCGAGGATCGCTGGCCCGCTCGCTGCCCGGCCTGGGGCTGCGGAGGTTCCGCTGCCCGATGGACGCCTGGTGGTTCCGGCTGCCGAGGCGCGACGGCGACCCGCACGGACTCGTGGGAGGCGTCGGCGACCGGTTCCTCAGCGCCATGATCGACCGCGGGGACTACTGGCAGTGCGCCGCGCTGATCCCCAAGGGCGGCGACGCCCAGCTCCGCGCGGCCGGCCTCGACCGGTTCAGGGACGTGTACGGGGCCGCCGTCCCGTGGATCGCGGACCGGATGCACACCCTCGCGTCGTGGGACGAGGTGAAGCTGCTCGACGTACGGCTCGACCGGCTCCGGCGCTGGCACAGGCCGGGGCTGCTGTGCATCGGCGACGCGGCGCACGCCATGTCGCCGGTCTTCGGTATCGGCATCAACCTCGCCGTCCAGGACGCCGTGGCTGCCGCCCGCCACCTCGTCGGCCCGCTGGGGGACGGCGCGGCCGGCCTGCCGGCGGCTGTGCGCCGCGTCCAGCGCCGCCGCCTGCCGACCACAGCCGCCACCCAGGGCCTCCAGCACTTCGCCCACACCCACGTCATCGAGCCACTGCTGCTGGGCCGGCCTCCCTTTGGCGACCCCAAGCGCGCCAAGCGCCTGGCCGAGCTGGTCACCACCTCGCGCTGGCTGAACCGGGTGCCGGCGTACTTCCTGGCCTACGGGGCCCTGCGTGAACGCCCGCCGGTAGCGTCCGTGCGCCGGGCAGTGACGAGCTGA
- a CDS encoding TetR family transcriptional regulator, whose product MARDSSATKARLLDAAFTEFAEYGIAGARVDRIAEAAGANKRLIYVYFGNKEQLFDLVLQRAMELGAESVPFDAADLPGYAGAIFDHLTERPALMRLVAWKQLERPGSTADGAVAYGRKIAAIADAQLGGRIDPGLNPSDVLTLVLALAQAWFAAPGGPATDADGSAWKEERRHRHRATVVEAVSRIIAPDPGRMSAS is encoded by the coding sequence ATGGCACGGGACTCCAGCGCAACCAAGGCACGCCTCCTCGACGCAGCCTTCACCGAGTTCGCCGAGTACGGCATCGCCGGAGCCCGGGTGGACCGCATCGCCGAGGCCGCCGGGGCGAACAAGCGCCTCATCTATGTCTACTTCGGCAACAAGGAACAGCTCTTCGACCTGGTGCTGCAGCGCGCCATGGAGCTGGGTGCGGAGTCGGTGCCCTTCGACGCCGCGGATCTCCCCGGCTACGCCGGAGCGATCTTCGATCATCTGACGGAGCGACCCGCGCTGATGCGGCTCGTCGCCTGGAAGCAGCTCGAGCGCCCGGGTTCCACGGCCGACGGCGCGGTGGCATACGGGCGCAAGATCGCGGCAATTGCCGATGCTCAGCTCGGGGGGCGCATCGACCCGGGCTTGAACCCCTCCGACGTACTCACCCTCGTGCTCGCCCTGGCCCAGGCCTGGTTCGCGGCCCCCGGCGGGCCCGCTACCGACGCGGACGGCTCGGCCTGGAAGGAAGAGCGCAGACACCGGCACCGCGCCACCGTGGTGGAGGCCGTGTCACGCATCATCGCGCCGGACCCGGGGAGGATGTCCGCCTCCTGA
- a CDS encoding aldo/keto reductase, which yields MELRPLGSQGLTVGAEGLGCMGMSAFYGATDEAESLATIDRALELGITMLDTAEGYGPFVNERLIGKALAGRREKAVIATKTGIEFTDDGSMLGHNGRREYIHLAADRSLRNLGTDYIDLYYLHRVDPAVPIEESVGAMAELVTAGKVRYLGISEAAAATIRRAHAVHPLTAVQTEYSLFERGIESDGVQATLTELGIGLVAYSPLGRGFLSGAITSPGDFAADDFRRTDPRFQGENFTRNLAVVDEVARLAEEKSVTPSQLALAWVLRTGAVPIPGTKRRRYLEENAAALSVTFTAEDIAAIEAVAPRGVASGDRYAPELMQSLNG from the coding sequence ATGGAGCTGCGCCCCCTGGGATCCCAGGGTCTGACCGTCGGGGCCGAGGGGCTCGGTTGTATGGGGATGAGCGCCTTCTACGGCGCGACCGACGAAGCCGAGTCGCTGGCCACGATCGACCGCGCGCTGGAACTCGGCATCACGATGCTGGACACCGCCGAGGGGTACGGGCCCTTCGTCAACGAGCGGCTGATCGGCAAGGCGCTCGCAGGGCGCCGGGAGAAGGCCGTGATCGCCACCAAGACGGGCATCGAGTTCACCGACGACGGCTCCATGCTCGGCCACAACGGGCGGCGGGAGTACATCCACCTGGCCGCGGACCGCTCCTTGCGCAACCTCGGCACGGACTACATCGACCTGTACTACCTGCACCGCGTGGACCCGGCCGTGCCCATCGAGGAGAGTGTCGGGGCCATGGCAGAGCTCGTCACCGCCGGCAAGGTCCGCTACCTCGGGATCAGCGAAGCGGCTGCCGCCACCATTCGGCGTGCTCACGCCGTCCATCCGCTGACCGCGGTGCAGACCGAGTACTCCCTCTTCGAGCGGGGCATCGAGAGTGACGGTGTGCAGGCCACGCTGACAGAACTCGGCATCGGTCTCGTCGCCTACTCGCCGCTCGGCCGCGGCTTCCTGTCCGGCGCCATCACCAGCCCCGGGGACTTTGCCGCCGACGACTTCCGTCGCACCGACCCGCGCTTCCAGGGTGAGAACTTCACCCGCAACCTCGCCGTCGTCGACGAGGTCGCTCGGCTGGCCGAGGAGAAGTCCGTCACGCCCTCCCAGCTGGCGCTGGCCTGGGTGCTGCGCACGGGTGCGGTTCCGATCCCCGGCACCAAGCGCCGCCGCTACCTGGAGGAGAACGCCGCGGCCCTGTCCGTGACGTTCACCGCCGAGGACATCGCGGCCATCGAGGCCGTTGCACCGCGCGGTGTCGCCTCCGGCGACCGCTATGCGCCCGAGCTCATGCAGTCGCTCAACGGGTGA
- a CDS encoding alpha/beta fold hydrolase: protein MTAADAVPIVFVHGTRFSAGQWSVQLAALRDEFPVAAVDLPGHGERSAQPWSLSSATEIIASAVDSLDRGPALVVGHSLGGYASLEFARCCPEQLRGLILAGASASTRGLWAAPYRWVARLVPRIPADRLTQWNDRLLRRLYPPEVVEATIHSGYAFHTLPAAWGEVLGRFDAGAMRFVEAPVLILNGEKDAVFRAGEADFARAHPHARVELIPRARHLANFDDPDAFTDAVRRFARQLPAVS from the coding sequence ATGACAGCAGCGGATGCAGTGCCCATAGTCTTCGTTCACGGGACGCGCTTCAGCGCGGGACAGTGGAGCGTGCAGCTTGCTGCACTGCGGGACGAATTCCCGGTGGCCGCCGTCGACCTGCCCGGCCATGGAGAGCGCTCGGCTCAACCCTGGAGCCTGAGCAGTGCGACAGAGATCATCGCTTCCGCAGTGGACTCGCTCGACCGTGGGCCGGCTCTGGTCGTCGGGCACTCGCTCGGCGGATACGCCTCACTGGAGTTCGCGCGGTGTTGTCCAGAACAACTGCGCGGGCTGATCCTCGCGGGAGCCAGCGCCTCCACCCGCGGCCTCTGGGCAGCGCCATATCGGTGGGTCGCCAGGCTGGTCCCTCGTATACCGGCGGATCGGCTGACCCAGTGGAACGACCGGTTGCTGCGGCGGCTCTATCCGCCAGAAGTGGTGGAGGCGACCATCCATTCCGGCTACGCCTTCCATACCCTGCCCGCGGCCTGGGGCGAGGTACTGGGACGCTTCGATGCGGGTGCGATGCGTTTTGTGGAGGCTCCGGTACTGATCCTCAACGGCGAGAAGGACGCCGTCTTCCGGGCGGGCGAGGCGGACTTCGCCCGCGCACATCCCCACGCTCGCGTCGAGTTGATCCCGCGGGCAAGACATCTCGCGAACTTCGACGACCCAGACGCCTTCACTGATGCCGTCCGCCGCTTCGCCCGGCAGCTCCCTGCCGTCAGCTGA
- a CDS encoding 1-aminocyclopropane-1-carboxylate deaminase/D-cysteine desulfhydrase, protein MSGPLLHRMFPQLVTSLPHLSLGDRPTPVRELTGLADGVSLWCKDESGFGSGGWGGNKIRKLEWILPDVRRRGRHTILTVGGLGTNWGLATALYAREQGLSTALALIDQPLDDHVRAHLERLRRSGATLYFTRTKARTVAAAPWLFVRHTTGRRLPYFLPAGGSAPIGTVGYVEVALELAAQVADGVLPEPSHVVTAVGSGGTAAGLALGLRLAGLHTRVVGVVVNDTLRLDDRAVVALADRTEGLLRGRGANLPPTRIVPAEVTMVRDWLGPGYGHATPEGDSAQRLASESGLMELDPVYTAKAFAALLAMSADGRLGTGPVLFLHTHGPRDTL, encoded by the coding sequence ATGAGTGGACCGCTGCTGCACCGGATGTTCCCCCAGCTGGTCACCTCGCTGCCGCACCTCTCGCTCGGTGACCGGCCGACGCCCGTGCGCGAGCTGACCGGTTTGGCGGACGGGGTATCGCTGTGGTGCAAGGACGAGAGCGGATTCGGCTCCGGCGGGTGGGGCGGCAACAAGATCCGCAAGCTCGAGTGGATCCTTCCCGACGTACGACGCCGCGGGAGGCACACGATCCTGACGGTGGGTGGTCTCGGTACGAACTGGGGCCTGGCCACCGCCCTTTACGCTCGCGAGCAGGGTCTGTCCACCGCCCTTGCGCTGATCGACCAGCCTCTCGACGATCACGTCCGGGCGCACTTGGAGAGGCTGCGGCGATCCGGCGCCACCCTGTACTTCACCCGGACGAAGGCCCGGACCGTCGCCGCCGCACCGTGGCTCTTCGTCCGCCATACGACGGGACGGCGGCTGCCTTACTTCCTGCCGGCAGGCGGTTCCGCGCCGATCGGCACGGTCGGCTATGTCGAGGTCGCTCTCGAGCTCGCAGCACAGGTCGCGGACGGGGTTCTGCCTGAGCCCTCACACGTCGTCACCGCCGTCGGCTCAGGGGGTACCGCCGCAGGACTGGCTCTTGGTCTCCGGCTGGCCGGGCTGCACACTCGTGTCGTGGGCGTGGTCGTCAACGACACGCTGCGGCTGGATGACCGGGCCGTGGTCGCGCTGGCCGACCGGACGGAGGGTCTCCTGCGCGGGCGGGGCGCTAACCTTCCTCCGACCCGCATCGTGCCGGCCGAGGTGACGATGGTGCGGGACTGGCTGGGACCGGGCTACGGTCACGCCACACCAGAGGGCGACAGTGCCCAGCGCCTTGCCTCGGAGAGCGGGCTGATGGAACTCGATCCGGTGTATACGGCAAAAGCGTTTGCTGCTCTGCTCGCCATGTCGGCTGACGGCCGTCTGGGCACCGGGCCTGTTCTGTTCCTCCACACCCATGGCCCCCGGGACACCCTCTGA
- a CDS encoding DUF1153 domain-containing protein: MSRNRWQRPIILAAAAAAFAVGTACAAPAQSNAGRDKPASADNRAGESSDGCRGGEGGRGGLLGEPGEPGEPGIGGRGGDGGRGGDAFFGGTGGRGGDGGRGGLLGEPGKPGEPGKSGIGGRGGDGGRGGDGFSGGTGGQGGDGGTVGCLRFSDLPDKPKGEFSVADKMRIVMVMLYGDVTSAEVAKKYKVSEDEVDSWERQVLDGDWFALMGTEPPFLP; encoded by the coding sequence ATGTCCAGAAATCGTTGGCAGCGTCCAATCATCCTGGCGGCGGCCGCAGCGGCCTTCGCCGTCGGCACCGCATGCGCCGCACCGGCGCAGAGCAATGCGGGCAGAGACAAGCCCGCCAGTGCCGACAACCGTGCCGGCGAGAGTTCGGACGGCTGCCGTGGCGGTGAAGGTGGCCGTGGCGGCCTGCTCGGCGAGCCGGGGGAGCCCGGTGAACCGGGGATCGGTGGCCGTGGCGGCGACGGCGGTCGCGGCGGTGACGCCTTCTTCGGTGGTACCGGCGGCCGGGGTGGTGACGGCGGCCGGGGCGGCCTGCTCGGTGAGCCGGGCAAGCCTGGTGAGCCTGGCAAGTCCGGGATCGGCGGTCGCGGCGGTGACGGCGGCCGGGGCGGCGACGGCTTCTCCGGCGGCACCGGCGGCCAGGGCGGTGACGGCGGCACGGTCGGCTGTCTCCGGTTCAGCGATCTGCCGGACAAGCCGAAGGGAGAATTCTCGGTGGCGGACAAGATGCGCATCGTGATGGTCATGCTGTACGGGGACGTGACGAGCGCCGAGGTCGCCAAGAAGTACAAGGTCTCGGAGGACGAGGTCGACAGCTGGGAGCGGCAGGTCCTCGATGGTGACTGGTTCGCGTTGATGGGGACGGAGCCCCCCTTCCTCCCGTGA
- a CDS encoding GlxA family transcriptional regulator: MTVAAYVPPGVGMLAVGIVAEVFGPHGEGLPGFDFALCSDRPGPVATDLGVPIVIAHGLDRLAAADLVIALPWAGFRTPPGPAVLDALSAAHESGSLVAAHCVGAFALAAAGLLDGRRATTHWRFAELLAGRHPAVVVDPDALYIDEGRVITGAGAAAGFDLCLHLLRREYGAAMANAVARDMVLPSHRDGGQAQYLASPVPEDCRDERLAEVLAWAREHLHEPLPVAELARRAVMSKRSFARRFAAATGTTPHAWLRSLRLSSAEELLETTDLPIEEIAHRVGYGSAAVLREQFVRRRGVPPRSYRRSFTNAP; the protein is encoded by the coding sequence ATGACCGTTGCCGCGTACGTCCCCCCTGGTGTCGGCATGCTCGCCGTCGGCATCGTGGCTGAGGTGTTCGGCCCTCACGGGGAGGGACTGCCCGGCTTCGACTTCGCGCTGTGCAGCGACCGGCCCGGGCCGGTCGCCACCGATCTCGGCGTGCCGATCGTGATCGCGCATGGCCTGGACCGGCTGGCTGCCGCTGATCTGGTGATCGCCTTGCCCTGGGCCGGCTTCCGCACGCCACCCGGTCCCGCTGTACTTGACGCGCTGTCGGCCGCACACGAGAGCGGCTCACTGGTCGCGGCCCACTGTGTCGGCGCGTTCGCGCTCGCCGCCGCCGGGCTGCTCGACGGCCGGCGGGCCACCACGCACTGGCGGTTCGCCGAACTGCTGGCAGGCCGCCACCCGGCCGTCGTTGTGGATCCCGACGCCCTGTACATCGACGAAGGGCGGGTCATCACAGGTGCCGGAGCCGCTGCGGGTTTCGATCTGTGCCTGCATCTGCTGCGGCGGGAGTACGGGGCCGCGATGGCCAACGCCGTCGCACGCGACATGGTGCTGCCCTCCCACCGGGACGGCGGGCAGGCCCAGTACCTGGCCTCCCCCGTCCCCGAGGACTGCCGGGACGAGCGTCTCGCCGAGGTGCTCGCCTGGGCCCGCGAGCACCTCCATGAACCGCTTCCCGTCGCGGAACTGGCCCGTCGCGCCGTGATGAGCAAACGGTCCTTCGCCCGCCGCTTCGCCGCCGCGACCGGCACCACCCCGCACGCCTGGCTCCGGAGCCTGCGACTGAGCAGCGCGGAGGAACTTCTGGAAACCACGGACCTGCCGATCGAGGAGATCGCCCACCGGGTCGGATACGGAAGCGCGGCCGTCCTGCGTGAACAGTTCGTGCGCCGCCGGGGTGTGCCACCCCGTTCCTACCGCCGCTCCTTCACCAATGCGCCGTAG
- a CDS encoding MBL fold metallo-hydrolase, with protein sequence MTDAPLGRSAVYTILTTGYVGSTGPGVAATVSYVTDGDRHVIFDPGMVASRDHILGPLAELGLGPDDITDVVLSHHHPDNTMNVGLFGRARVHDHKVEYQGDQWTNRDAEGYELTPSLRLIRTPGHSLEDITLLAGTDTGIVAFAGDLWWHSDGPADDPVAPDREVLRASRLRVLAAADLIVPGHGSPFKADITAPS encoded by the coding sequence ATGACAGACGCACCGCTCGGCCGCAGCGCCGTGTACACGATCCTGACCACCGGTTACGTCGGCTCCACCGGGCCCGGAGTCGCCGCCACCGTCTCGTATGTCACCGACGGCGACCGGCATGTGATTTTCGACCCCGGCATGGTGGCGAGCCGCGACCACATCCTCGGCCCACTCGCGGAGTTGGGGCTCGGCCCCGACGACATCACCGACGTGGTGCTCAGCCACCACCACCCGGACAACACCATGAACGTGGGCCTGTTCGGCCGGGCCCGGGTCCACGACCACAAGGTGGAATACCAGGGCGACCAGTGGACGAACCGGGACGCGGAGGGCTACGAGCTCACCCCGTCCCTGCGGCTGATCCGCACCCCGGGACACAGCCTCGAGGACATCACCCTGCTGGCCGGCACGGACACGGGAATCGTGGCGTTCGCCGGCGACCTGTGGTGGCACTCGGACGGCCCGGCGGACGACCCTGTAGCCCCGGACCGCGAGGTGCTACGTGCCTCCCGGCTCCGCGTGCTGGCTGCCGCGGACCTGATCGTGCCCGGCCACGGCAGCCCCTTCAAGGCCGACATCACAGCACCAAGCTGA
- a CDS encoding cytochrome P450, cyclodipeptide synthase-associated, whose translation MPVVMPRFGILSDDFAADPYRYFAGLREQAPVHYEPAIDSYFLSRYQDVKRVLTDHEAFSTQMLQVRAEPVMRGPVLAQMTGAEHTAKRKIVVRGFTGQALQDQIRAVHANAAELMAPFLSQGRVDLVNDFGKPLAVHVTLDVLGLDKKDWQQVAAWHSGVAEFITSMTLTTERRRHCLDCAEQLEAYLVPVIEQRRSHPGEDLISKLCTAEFDGIAMSNRDVTALIINVLAAATEPADKTLALLFKHLIDHPEQMAQVRQAPTLLAAAIAETLRYTPPVQLIPRQAEENAVFAGTTVPAGATVFCMIGAANRDPDAFTAPDNFDIHRPDLGTARSFTAAAQHLAFGTGLHQCVGAAFARAEIETVAAMLLPLLDQVRYSPGFRYQETGLYTRGPASLALDFTPVHDAGTGHD comes from the coding sequence ATGCCCGTGGTCATGCCCCGTTTCGGCATCCTGTCCGACGACTTCGCCGCCGACCCCTACCGATACTTCGCCGGGCTGAGGGAGCAGGCTCCGGTGCACTACGAACCGGCGATCGACAGCTATTTCCTCTCCCGCTACCAGGACGTGAAGCGGGTGCTGACCGACCATGAGGCGTTCTCTACTCAGATGCTGCAGGTGCGCGCCGAGCCGGTGATGCGCGGGCCGGTCCTCGCCCAGATGACCGGGGCCGAGCACACCGCCAAGCGAAAGATCGTCGTCCGGGGTTTCACCGGGCAGGCCCTGCAAGACCAGATTCGCGCCGTCCACGCCAACGCCGCCGAACTCATGGCACCCTTCCTTTCCCAGGGCCGGGTGGACCTCGTCAACGACTTCGGCAAGCCCCTCGCCGTGCACGTGACGCTCGATGTCCTCGGTTTGGACAAGAAGGACTGGCAGCAGGTGGCTGCCTGGCACAGCGGGGTCGCCGAGTTCATCACCAGCATGACTCTCACCACCGAGCGTCGCCGGCACTGCCTGGACTGCGCGGAGCAGTTGGAGGCCTACCTCGTTCCCGTCATCGAACAGCGGCGCAGCCACCCCGGCGAGGACCTGATATCGAAGCTGTGCACCGCCGAGTTCGACGGCATCGCCATGAGCAATCGCGACGTCACCGCGCTGATCATCAACGTCCTGGCTGCCGCCACCGAGCCCGCGGACAAGACCCTCGCCCTGCTCTTCAAGCACCTGATCGACCACCCCGAGCAGATGGCCCAGGTCCGCCAGGCCCCGACCCTGCTGGCCGCCGCGATCGCCGAGACCCTGCGCTACACCCCGCCGGTCCAGCTCATTCCCCGCCAGGCGGAGGAGAACGCCGTGTTCGCCGGCACCACCGTCCCGGCAGGCGCCACCGTCTTCTGCATGATCGGCGCGGCCAACCGCGACCCCGATGCCTTCACCGCCCCGGACAACTTCGACATCCACCGCCCGGACCTGGGCACCGCCCGCTCCTTCACCGCCGCCGCCCAGCACCTGGCCTTCGGTACCGGACTCCACCAGTGCGTCGGCGCGGCCTTCGCACGCGCCGAGATCGAGACCGTAGCCGCAATGCTCCTGCCCCTGCTCGACCAGGTCCGCTACAGCCCAGGCTTCCGCTACCAGGAGACCGGCCTGTACACGCGAGGCCCCGCCTCCCTGGCCCTGGACTTCACTCCCGTCCACGACGCCGGCACCGGCCACGACTGA
- a CDS encoding nuclear transport factor 2 family protein yields the protein MTTTDITRAINDLLFTPGLDLAEALDRHFTPDYRQRTDGVWSDRAAFTQHITRLRSLIRSGHIEVHDELRNGLRYADRHTVTLTQHNGRTSRTEVYLFAQLAPDGRFQRVEETTLLTTGHPDDGNLGLIK from the coding sequence ATGACAACGACCGACATCACCCGAGCCATCAACGACTTGCTGTTCACCCCGGGCCTCGACCTCGCCGAAGCCCTCGACCGGCACTTCACCCCCGACTACCGCCAGCGCACCGACGGCGTGTGGAGCGACCGTGCCGCCTTCACCCAGCACATCACACGCCTCCGCTCCCTGATCCGCAGCGGCCACATCGAGGTCCACGACGAACTCCGCAACGGACTGCGCTACGCCGACCGCCACACCGTCACCCTCACCCAGCACAACGGCCGGACCTCCCGCACCGAGGTCTACCTCTTCGCCCAGCTGGCCCCCGACGGCCGCTTCCAACGCGTCGAGGAAACCACCCTCCTGACCACCGGACATCCCGACGACGGGAACCTCGGGCTCATCAAGTGA
- a CDS encoding AAA family ATPase produces the protein MRAFIGRDEELERFEEALAGDPQAPFAFYVCGPGGIGKSTLVRRLADHARSAGRLLVELDGRFVSRDPADFEHAAGPFLDVPGTVLLVDSFEHCQWLESWLWHHFLPRAADDTLVVLAGRRPPQPQWTADPAWSRLLHVTELEPFSAEQARSLLVAAQIRPELRDRVLRFAGGNPLALSLAAATGSAGCAREEIWAPTADVLRTLLAGLIGEVPTAAHRRALEVAAQAHSTSEELLSSVLPEEDAHLLFSWLRDLPFMESTHRGLHPHDAARETLAADLRWRAPHAYATMRQRLADEYLRLLREAPEERVWTVTDELFYLFKEVETLARVRTWSREDEVHDRPLHPEDLDVVLRMAEETEGPASAELVRYWAQRRPQAFSVYRLVSTGRIVAFTARLVLPAPPDPQDLATDPVVAAAWRYTDATAPVSPGEHIGISRFSIYPERYQVPSRVIDLSSSRAQAEAARARGRAYGFAVYQDADTWAERVKGSLTDTGARPRVGEHTYGLFSVDWRQVPVETWLLRFISATDAPVPSAPSALSRTAFDQAVREALAHWRDPGAFAACALMRTRLAADLGDPVEELRALLRQAVDELAHDPRGVRAREALTAGYFSGAPTQEAAARRLGLPYGTYRRHLRQGLDLLCEALWQQELHGPR, from the coding sequence GTGCGGGCCTTCATCGGCCGGGACGAGGAACTCGAGCGCTTCGAGGAGGCCTTGGCCGGCGATCCGCAGGCACCGTTCGCGTTCTATGTGTGCGGGCCGGGCGGCATCGGCAAGTCGACTCTGGTGCGGCGTCTGGCGGACCACGCTCGTTCGGCGGGCCGGCTGCTCGTCGAACTCGACGGCCGTTTCGTCAGCCGGGACCCGGCCGATTTCGAGCACGCTGCCGGCCCTTTCCTGGATGTTCCGGGCACGGTCCTGCTTGTCGACTCCTTCGAGCACTGCCAGTGGCTGGAGAGCTGGTTGTGGCACCACTTTCTGCCCCGCGCCGCGGACGACACCCTGGTCGTCCTGGCCGGACGGCGCCCTCCGCAGCCGCAGTGGACCGCCGACCCCGCCTGGTCCCGGCTCTTGCACGTGACCGAACTGGAGCCGTTCTCCGCGGAACAGGCCCGGAGCCTGCTGGTCGCGGCGCAGATCCGGCCCGAGTTGCGTGACCGGGTGCTCCGCTTCGCCGGCGGCAACCCGCTGGCCCTGTCCCTTGCGGCCGCCACAGGATCGGCGGGCTGCGCCCGGGAGGAGATATGGGCCCCGACGGCGGACGTCCTGCGAACCCTGTTGGCAGGGCTGATCGGCGAGGTCCCCACGGCTGCCCACCGCCGCGCCCTGGAGGTGGCGGCACAAGCGCACTCGACGTCCGAGGAACTGCTGTCCTCGGTTCTGCCCGAGGAAGACGCCCATCTGCTCTTTTCCTGGCTGAGGGACCTGCCCTTCATGGAGTCCACGCACCGAGGGCTGCACCCGCACGACGCCGCACGCGAGACGCTGGCCGCCGACCTGCGCTGGCGAGCACCCCATGCCTATGCGACGATGCGTCAGCGATTGGCGGACGAGTACCTGCGCCTCCTGCGCGAGGCACCCGAGGAGCGGGTGTGGACCGTCACCGACGAACTCTTCTACCTCTTCAAGGAGGTGGAAACCCTGGCGCGCGTGCGGACCTGGTCCCGCGAGGACGAGGTGCACGACCGTCCGCTCCACCCGGAGGACCTCGATGTCGTGCTGCGCATGGCCGAGGAGACCGAAGGGCCCGCCTCCGCGGAACTCGTCCGCTACTGGGCGCAGCGCCGGCCGCAGGCGTTCAGCGTCTACCGTCTCGTGAGCACGGGCCGGATCGTGGCCTTCACGGCCCGACTCGTCCTGCCGGCCCCACCCGACCCCCAGGACCTGGCCACGGATCCCGTCGTCGCCGCCGCGTGGCGGTACACCGACGCCACCGCCCCGGTGAGCCCCGGCGAACACATCGGCATCAGCCGCTTCTCGATCTACCCCGAGCGGTACCAGGTCCCCTCACGCGTCATCGACCTGAGCAGTTCCCGCGCCCAGGCGGAAGCCGCCCGTGCCCGCGGCCGCGCCTACGGCTTCGCCGTCTACCAGGATGCCGACACCTGGGCCGAGCGCGTCAAGGGCTCCCTCACGGACACCGGGGCACGACCACGAGTCGGCGAGCACACCTACGGGCTGTTCAGCGTCGACTGGCGCCAGGTGCCCGTGGAGACCTGGCTTCTCCGCTTCATATCGGCGACCGACGCACCGGTCCCGTCCGCCCCGTCGGCCCTGTCGCGTACCGCGTTCGACCAGGCCGTACGCGAAGCCCTGGCGCACTGGCGCGATCCGGGTGCCTTCGCAGCTTGTGCCCTGATGCGCACGCGTCTCGCGGCCGACCTCGGTGATCCCGTCGAGGAGTTGCGTGCCCTGTTGCGCCAGGCCGTCGATGAACTCGCCCATGACCCGCGTGGAGTGCGAGCCCGCGAGGCCCTGACCGCGGGGTACTTCTCCGGTGCACCCACCCAGGAAGCCGCCGCCCGCCGCCTGGGCCTTCCGTACGGCACCTACCGTCGCCACCTCCGCCAGGGCCTGGACCTGCTCTGCGAAGCCCTGTGGCAGCAGGAGCTGCACGGCCCTCGATAG